The following are encoded in a window of Telmatobacter sp. DSM 110680 genomic DNA:
- a CDS encoding Ku protein, whose protein sequence is MARPYWSGNIQISLVSFGVSLYVATESKSQISFHQISRSTGERIRHQKVLQSAAESQEATTAVGNDEIVKGYEYSKGKYVIIEPSELENLRIPSKHTIAVSQFINVSELNPEYVEKPYFVTPENDMQAEAFNVVRQALRNSGKAAVGKVSFAGRESIVAVLPAPGDDRGMMAYTLRYKNELRDQTEYFRDIKQPPINADSLQLAETLITKMSAKLDMGKFEDGYEVAVKALVEAKIKNMPLPVDTAPKQQPGNVINLMDALRKSVGADSRTAKKPPKSEKEALAKSIRLVKGQAKASPKRKSA, encoded by the coding sequence TTGGCACGTCCATATTGGTCAGGAAATATTCAGATCTCGCTTGTCTCATTCGGGGTGAGTCTATACGTCGCCACCGAGAGCAAAAGCCAGATCAGCTTCCACCAGATCAGCCGGAGCACTGGTGAGCGCATTCGCCACCAGAAGGTGTTGCAGAGCGCAGCCGAAAGCCAAGAGGCAACCACTGCGGTTGGAAACGACGAGATTGTGAAGGGCTACGAGTATAGCAAGGGCAAATACGTAATCATCGAACCCAGCGAACTCGAAAACCTTCGCATCCCTTCCAAGCACACCATTGCGGTGTCCCAGTTCATCAACGTGTCAGAACTAAATCCCGAGTACGTGGAGAAGCCATACTTTGTCACTCCGGAAAACGACATGCAGGCTGAGGCCTTTAATGTCGTGCGCCAGGCGCTGCGCAACAGTGGCAAGGCAGCCGTGGGTAAAGTATCTTTTGCCGGTCGCGAGAGTATCGTCGCCGTTCTTCCTGCGCCTGGCGACGACCGCGGCATGATGGCCTACACATTGCGCTACAAGAACGAGCTGCGGGATCAAACCGAGTATTTCCGCGACATCAAGCAGCCACCAATTAATGCCGATTCACTGCAACTGGCTGAAACCCTCATCACAAAAATGTCGGCCAAACTCGATATGGGAAAATTCGAAGACGGCTACGAGGTCGCTGTGAAGGCACTCGTCGAAGCCAAGATCAAGAACATGCCCCTGCCGGTCGATACAGCACCGAAACAGCAACCGGGCAACGTCATCAATCTTATGGATGCCCTGCGCAAGAGCGTGGGCGCCGATTCACGAACTGCCAAGAAACCACCGAAGAGCGAGAAAGAAGCTCTTGCTAAAAGCATCAGGCTTGTAAAAGGTCAGGCGAAAGCCAGTCCAAAACGCAAATCAGCTTGA
- a CDS encoding alpha-amylase family glycosyl hydrolase, producing the protein MQKSPWWQHSVIYEIYPRSFQDSNGDGIGDLNGIVARLDYLVKLGVDAVWISPIYPSPMADFGYDVADYCGIDPIFGTMDDFKHLLAEVHSRGLRMILDFVPNHTSDYHPWFIESRSSRMNPKRDWYLWRDQPSNWLSNFGGSAWEFDETTRQYYLHSFLKQQPDLNWRNPDVKAAMFDALRFWLGLGVDGFRVDVMWLMIKDDQFRDNPPNPGYRLGQPSNNRLLPVYSSDRPEVHQLVAAMRAVVDEFPDRVLIGEIYLPVQQLMTYYGAGLKGANLPFNFQLLQCAWSAEAVAQVITGYEGALPIGAWPNWVLGNHDQPRMATRVGPSQARVAAMLLLTLPGTLTMYYGEELGMTNVPIAPEQVQDPAEKNEPGLGQGRDPERTPMPWDDSHCAGFTAASPWLPIGDDYASLNVEALEQNQDSILHLYRRLIGLRRSHPTLVKAKLDVVTADSGVLRFQRVGEEHFLVLLNMSHNPVQVEIGQGTILVCTYLDREAQQVKDSLHLRAAEGVVIQLDQSTEKLL; encoded by the coding sequence ATGCAAAAGTCCCCGTGGTGGCAGCACAGCGTAATTTACGAGATTTATCCGCGCTCGTTTCAAGACAGCAATGGCGATGGGATCGGCGATCTGAACGGGATCGTTGCTCGCCTTGACTACCTGGTCAAGCTTGGAGTTGACGCCGTTTGGATCTCGCCGATCTACCCCTCGCCCATGGCAGACTTTGGCTACGATGTTGCCGACTACTGCGGCATCGATCCAATATTCGGAACCATGGATGACTTCAAGCATCTCCTCGCTGAGGTTCACAGTCGCGGCCTGAGGATGATCCTGGATTTTGTGCCCAACCACACCTCGGACTACCACCCTTGGTTCATTGAAAGTCGAAGTTCCCGCATGAATCCAAAGCGGGATTGGTACCTGTGGCGCGACCAACCCAGCAACTGGCTGAGCAACTTCGGGGGCTCTGCCTGGGAGTTCGATGAGACAACGCGCCAGTATTACCTTCACTCCTTCCTCAAGCAGCAGCCCGATTTGAACTGGCGAAACCCTGACGTGAAAGCCGCAATGTTCGATGCGCTTCGATTCTGGCTTGGGTTGGGAGTAGATGGTTTTCGCGTAGACGTGATGTGGCTGATGATCAAGGACGATCAATTCCGCGACAATCCGCCAAACCCCGGATATCGGCTCGGCCAGCCCTCCAACAATCGATTGCTTCCGGTCTATAGTTCAGATCGGCCTGAGGTGCACCAACTGGTCGCGGCAATGCGCGCCGTTGTAGATGAATTTCCAGATCGGGTTCTGATAGGCGAGATCTATCTGCCTGTGCAGCAGTTGATGACGTACTACGGAGCGGGTCTGAAAGGCGCCAACCTGCCTTTCAATTTTCAGCTGCTGCAATGCGCGTGGAGTGCCGAAGCCGTCGCGCAAGTGATTACGGGATACGAGGGTGCGCTGCCGATCGGTGCTTGGCCAAACTGGGTGCTGGGGAACCACGATCAGCCGAGAATGGCGACAAGGGTTGGTCCGAGTCAGGCGCGTGTCGCGGCAATGCTGCTGCTCACGCTTCCTGGAACGCTGACGATGTATTACGGCGAAGAGCTTGGCATGACCAACGTTCCCATCGCTCCCGAACAGGTGCAAGATCCCGCCGAGAAAAACGAGCCGGGCCTAGGACAGGGACGCGACCCCGAGAGGACTCCGATGCCGTGGGACGATTCGCATTGTGCCGGGTTTACTGCCGCCTCGCCGTGGCTGCCAATCGGCGATGATTACGCATCCCTAAATGTTGAAGCGCTCGAGCAGAATCAAGATTCAATTCTCCACCTATACCGCCGTCTGATCGGTCTGCGCCGTAGCCACCCAACGTTGGTCAAAGCGAAGCTCGACGTCGTTACTGCCGACTCCGGCGTTTTAAGGTTCCAGCGCGTTGGGGAGGAACATTTTCTGGTGCTGCTCAACATGAGCCACAATCCAGTGCAGGTTGAGATAGGGCAGGGAACGATTCTCGTATGTACTTATCTCGATCGTGAAGCACAGCAGGTAAAGGATTCGCTCCACTTGAGAGCCGCTGAAGGTGTGGTCATACAGCTTGACCAAAGCACAGAAAAGCTGCTTTGA